One window of the Flavobacteriaceae bacterium YJPT1-3 genome contains the following:
- a CDS encoding ATP-binding cassette domain-containing protein: MLTLSNLSVQFGKRVLFDEVNTTFTSGNCYGIIGANGAGKSTLLRIIAGKVDPTSGHVHLETGKRMSVLEQDHFAYDEHTVLETVLMGNKPLFKIKKEIDALYADYSDENAERIGELQVEFEEMNGWNADSDAAAMLSNLGIKEDVHYSLMGDLESKQKVRVLLAQALFGNPDVLIMDEPTNDLDYETITWLENFLANYDNCVIVVSHDRHFLDAVCTHISDIDFGKVTHYSGNYTFWYESSQLAARQRAQQNKKAEEKKKELQEFIARFSANVAKSKQATARKKMIAKLNVEEIQPSSRRYPGIIFERDREAGDQILNVEKLSSSLDGEILFKDVNINLAKGDKTVLFSRDSRATTAFYEIINGNQEAASGQYSWGITTTQSYLPLDNHHYFEKDLSLVDWLRQYAQTEEEREEVYLRGFLGKMLFSGEEALKTARVLSGGEKVRCMLSKMMMKRANVLMIDEPTNHLDLESITAFNNALKNFKGNILLTTHDHEFAQTVGNRVIELTPNGAIDRYTTFEEYMNNKDVRELREKMYSVTA; this comes from the coding sequence ATGCTTACTCTTTCAAATCTTTCTGTACAATTCGGGAAACGCGTCTTGTTTGACGAAGTGAATACCACTTTTACCAGCGGTAACTGTTACGGTATCATTGGAGCCAATGGGGCGGGAAAATCTACCTTACTGAGAATCATCGCCGGAAAAGTCGATCCTACTTCGGGACATGTGCACCTGGAAACAGGGAAGAGGATGTCCGTACTGGAGCAAGATCACTTTGCTTATGATGAGCATACAGTTCTCGAAACCGTGCTCATGGGAAATAAACCGCTTTTCAAAATCAAGAAGGAGATTGATGCCCTCTATGCCGATTATTCGGATGAGAATGCTGAGCGCATTGGCGAACTTCAGGTGGAATTTGAAGAGATGAATGGCTGGAACGCCGATAGTGACGCAGCCGCGATGCTTTCCAATTTAGGGATTAAAGAAGATGTGCACTACAGCCTGATGGGCGATCTGGAGAGTAAACAAAAGGTACGAGTGCTTCTCGCTCAAGCCCTGTTTGGTAATCCGGATGTACTCATCATGGATGAGCCTACCAACGACCTGGATTATGAGACCATCACCTGGCTGGAAAATTTCCTTGCTAATTATGACAACTGTGTAATCGTGGTCTCTCACGACCGTCACTTTTTAGACGCGGTATGTACGCATATTTCGGATATTGATTTTGGAAAAGTGACCCACTACTCAGGAAATTATACGTTCTGGTACGAGTCTTCACAGCTTGCGGCCCGCCAGCGAGCCCAGCAAAACAAAAAGGCAGAGGAGAAGAAAAAAGAATTGCAAGAATTTATTGCCCGATTCAGTGCCAATGTGGCCAAATCGAAACAAGCGACTGCCCGTAAAAAGATGATCGCTAAATTAAACGTGGAAGAGATCCAACCTTCCAGCAGAAGATACCCCGGAATCATTTTTGAACGGGATCGCGAGGCCGGAGATCAGATTCTCAATGTTGAAAAATTATCCTCCTCGCTCGACGGGGAAATCCTCTTTAAGGATGTCAATATCAATTTGGCTAAAGGAGATAAAACGGTATTATTTTCCCGCGATAGTCGGGCGACTACCGCTTTTTACGAAATCATCAACGGAAATCAGGAAGCAGCTTCAGGTCAATATTCCTGGGGTATCACGACCACGCAATCCTATCTGCCTTTAGACAATCACCACTACTTCGAGAAAGACCTTTCACTGGTCGATTGGCTCCGCCAATATGCACAGACCGAGGAGGAGCGTGAAGAGGTCTACCTGAGAGGCTTTTTAGGTAAGATGCTATTTAGCGGTGAAGAAGCCCTAAAGACCGCACGGGTACTGTCCGGTGGAGAGAAGGTGCGTTGTATGCTCAGTAAAATGATGATGAAGCGAGCCAACGTGCTGATGATCGACGAACCCACTAACCACCTGGATCTGGAATCCATTACCGCATTCAATAATGCGCTGAAGAATTTCAAAGGCAACATTCTCCTAACCACCCATGACCATGAGTTCGCCCAAACCGTGGGTAATCGCGTGATCGAACTGACCCCCAATGGGGCGATCGATCGTTATACCACTTTTGAGGAGTATATGAATAATAAGGATGTTAGGGAGCTTCGGGAAAAAATGTATAGCGTGACTGCTTAG
- the pheT gene encoding phenylalanine--tRNA ligase subunit beta — protein MKISYNWLKQFLNTQWEAERTGELLTDLGLEVEGITPYISVKGGLQGVVVGHVKTCMEHPNADRLKITIVDIGHIKPVQIVCGAPNVAAGQKVPVATIGTTLYTPEGEAWTIKKGKIRGEESQGMICAEDELGLGTSHDGIMILDSELRAGTPLAEVYPVEHDQVFEIGLTPNRADAMSHMGTARDLRAGLLQQKITTEFITPSTSSFRIDNRSHKIDVDVIDKEKAPRYAGVTISGLKVAASPAWLQNRLKAIGLSPINNIVDVTNYVLHELGQPLHAFDYHQIKGGKVRVKTLASGKKFVTLDGVERELHEEDLMICDAEKPMCIAGVFGGLNSGVTENTSAIFLESAFFDPVSIRKTAKRHGLNTDASFRFERGIDPNITEYALKRAALLIQEVAGGEITSDIIDIYPQKIEDHQVFLNFEKCNQLIGKILPPDTIKSILTSLEIKIHNVTETGIGMTIPAYRNDVTREVDVIEEIMRVYGYNNIDFGSKLNASIAPVSRFEDYNLQNIVGQFLADQGFYEILNNSLTTPAYAKLDPDIKAEEHVEMLNPLGKELGVLRQHMLFSALETAAFNINRSNRDMKVFEFGKTYHQKDKERQEQKHLSLLISGRRHPESWTQADEPVQFYFLSGIVSGILDRLGLEPQHKKSVSSALFSEGLILTYNELPVVAYGVVSRPVLNHFQIEQEVLYADFYWDHILKHVSQEAVVFQTIPKYPSVRRDFALLLDEHIQFDDLLALAQKTERKLLKDVNLFDVYQGDKLPKGKKSYALSFTLQDDQKTLTDKQTEKVMQKLQRTFETEFGATLR, from the coding sequence ATGAAAATATCCTACAACTGGCTGAAGCAATTTCTAAATACCCAGTGGGAAGCAGAACGTACTGGCGAGCTGTTGACCGATCTGGGTCTCGAGGTCGAAGGCATTACTCCGTACATAAGCGTTAAAGGAGGACTTCAGGGGGTGGTCGTAGGTCATGTCAAAACCTGTATGGAGCATCCCAATGCAGATCGTTTAAAGATCACCATCGTGGATATTGGGCATATCAAGCCGGTACAGATCGTTTGTGGAGCCCCTAACGTCGCTGCCGGGCAAAAAGTGCCGGTGGCTACTATAGGAACCACCTTATACACTCCAGAAGGGGAAGCCTGGACCATTAAGAAAGGGAAGATTCGGGGTGAGGAAAGTCAGGGAATGATTTGTGCAGAAGATGAACTGGGGCTGGGGACCAGTCACGACGGGATCATGATCTTAGATTCAGAATTACGCGCCGGTACTCCCCTGGCGGAGGTGTATCCGGTAGAGCATGATCAGGTCTTTGAAATTGGCCTTACCCCCAACAGAGCTGATGCCATGAGTCATATGGGAACAGCGAGAGACCTGAGAGCCGGTTTGCTACAGCAGAAAATCACCACAGAATTCATAACCCCTTCTACCAGCTCCTTCCGAATTGACAATCGCTCGCATAAGATCGATGTGGATGTCATTGATAAGGAAAAGGCGCCCCGCTATGCTGGAGTGACCATATCCGGTTTAAAGGTTGCTGCTTCTCCGGCCTGGCTTCAAAATCGATTGAAGGCTATTGGCTTATCACCCATCAATAATATCGTAGATGTCACCAATTATGTCTTGCACGAACTCGGTCAGCCCCTGCATGCTTTTGACTATCATCAGATCAAGGGAGGTAAAGTGCGGGTAAAGACCCTGGCTTCCGGTAAAAAATTCGTTACGCTGGATGGTGTTGAACGCGAGCTACATGAAGAAGATCTGATGATCTGTGATGCCGAGAAACCCATGTGTATCGCCGGGGTTTTTGGCGGACTGAACAGCGGAGTAACGGAGAACACCTCCGCTATTTTCCTGGAAAGTGCTTTTTTCGACCCGGTCTCCATCCGGAAAACAGCCAAACGACACGGTTTAAATACCGATGCCAGTTTTCGGTTTGAGCGCGGCATAGATCCTAATATTACTGAATATGCCCTGAAACGAGCCGCATTATTAATTCAGGAAGTAGCCGGAGGTGAGATCACCAGCGACATTATCGACATATATCCTCAAAAGATTGAAGATCACCAGGTATTTCTCAATTTCGAGAAATGCAATCAATTGATCGGGAAAATCCTTCCGCCCGACACCATCAAAAGCATACTTACCTCCCTTGAGATCAAGATCCACAATGTCACCGAAACCGGTATTGGAATGACGATCCCGGCCTACCGTAATGATGTGACCCGGGAAGTTGATGTAATTGAAGAGATCATGCGGGTTTACGGCTATAACAATATTGATTTTGGCAGCAAATTGAACGCCTCCATCGCTCCCGTTTCACGTTTTGAAGATTACAACCTGCAGAATATTGTGGGCCAGTTTCTGGCCGATCAGGGTTTTTATGAGATTTTGAACAACAGCTTGACAACTCCCGCTTACGCGAAATTAGACCCGGACATCAAAGCGGAAGAGCATGTGGAGATGCTGAATCCTTTGGGTAAAGAATTGGGTGTACTGCGGCAGCACATGTTATTCTCGGCATTGGAAACAGCGGCTTTCAATATCAACCGTAGTAATCGCGATATGAAAGTTTTTGAATTTGGAAAGACCTACCACCAGAAAGACAAGGAGCGGCAGGAGCAAAAACATTTATCGCTTTTGATTTCAGGACGGCGACATCCTGAAAGCTGGACTCAAGCTGACGAGCCCGTTCAATTTTATTTCCTCAGTGGAATTGTTTCGGGAATATTAGATCGACTTGGATTAGAACCACAGCACAAAAAGAGTGTGAGCAGCGCACTTTTTAGTGAGGGCTTGATTTTAACGTATAATGAGCTACCTGTAGTGGCCTATGGTGTAGTCTCCCGCCCTGTCCTGAACCATTTCCAGATCGAACAGGAAGTGCTTTACGCTGATTTCTATTGGGATCATATTTTAAAGCACGTTTCTCAGGAAGCGGTAGTCTTTCAGACCATCCCTAAATACCCCTCCGTGCGTCGGGATTTTGCATTATTGCTGGACGAGCACATACAGTTTGATGATTTGTTAGCGCTAGCTCAGAAAACCGAGCGTAAACTTCTGAAAGACGTGAATTTGTTCGACGTCTACCAAGGCGATAAATTACCCAAAGGCAAGAAAAGCTATGCGCTTTCGTTCACACTGCAAGACGACCAGAAAACATTGACCGATAAACAGACCGAAAAAGTCATGCAAAAGCTACAACGGACCTTTGAAACTGAATTCGGAGCCACCTTACGCTAG
- a CDS encoding TlpA disulfide reductase family protein, with product MKNFLLLVLLSSLFCSCDTSTPESLKVGPWRVALEVQDGQELPFLMTVRADGTAVIVNAEERIEVDEIRIEADSIFIQTPVFEGVIKGHFVNDKEIRGSFVKNSLNRVVPITLRFGAQDRFKVSAEPATDVSGRWEAIFSPATQNAYSALGIFKQEGAQVTGTFRTETGDYRYLEGVLDGATLKLSTFDGAHAFLFTAQVTDSTLEGTFYSGNHFKEPFRAKRNPEFELMDEDSLTFLKQGYDRFSFAFPNAQGDTIRAADPRFKNKVALVQIMGTWCPNCLDETKFYVDYLKNHPEAQLEIVALAFEYAPTPEKAFASIQRLQDLLDIPYPILLAQYGTSDKQEAAKKLPMLNQVLSYPTTLYIDKNQRVRKIHTGFNGPATGDKYEEFKENFDRTVQQLLSE from the coding sequence ATGAAAAACTTCCTACTTTTAGTACTACTGAGCAGCCTCTTTTGCAGTTGTGATACTTCCACTCCAGAAAGCCTTAAAGTCGGTCCCTGGCGAGTAGCTCTCGAAGTTCAGGATGGCCAGGAGCTGCCCTTTCTTATGACGGTGAGAGCCGACGGAACTGCGGTCATCGTTAATGCCGAAGAGCGGATCGAAGTGGATGAAATTCGCATCGAGGCTGATAGTATATTCATTCAAACCCCGGTATTTGAAGGCGTGATCAAAGGGCACTTTGTCAATGACAAAGAGATCCGCGGCAGCTTTGTCAAGAACAGTTTGAACCGAGTCGTACCCATCACCCTCCGCTTTGGAGCCCAAGATCGTTTTAAGGTATCGGCTGAACCTGCTACCGATGTAAGCGGCCGATGGGAAGCTATTTTTAGTCCGGCAACGCAAAACGCCTACAGCGCATTGGGTATTTTTAAACAAGAGGGAGCTCAGGTAACCGGAACCTTTCGGACGGAAACCGGGGATTATCGCTATCTGGAAGGAGTGCTTGACGGCGCGACCTTGAAGTTATCCACCTTTGATGGTGCCCACGCTTTTTTATTTACCGCTCAGGTCACCGACTCCACCCTGGAAGGTACTTTTTACAGCGGAAATCACTTTAAAGAACCCTTTCGCGCTAAACGTAACCCTGAGTTTGAGCTTATGGATGAAGACAGCCTTACCTTTTTAAAACAAGGATACGATCGGTTTTCCTTTGCCTTTCCCAACGCGCAAGGCGATACTATTCGTGCAGCTGACCCACGTTTTAAAAATAAAGTCGCCTTGGTGCAGATCATGGGTACCTGGTGCCCTAATTGTTTGGATGAGACCAAATTCTATGTCGATTACTTGAAGAATCATCCCGAAGCGCAACTGGAAATAGTGGCTCTGGCTTTTGAGTATGCACCTACGCCTGAAAAAGCCTTCGCCAGTATCCAACGCCTGCAAGATCTTTTGGATATTCCTTATCCCATACTCCTGGCGCAATACGGAACCTCCGATAAGCAAGAAGCGGCAAAAAAACTGCCCATGCTCAACCAAGTCCTGTCGTATCCAACCACCTTGTACATAGATAAGAATCAAAGAGTACGAAAGATCCATACCGGCTTTAATGGTCCGGCCACCGGCGATAAGTACGAAGAATTCAAAGAAAATTTCGACCGCACCGTGCAGCAGCTTTTATCGGAGTAA
- a CDS encoding PAS domain S-box protein, producing MDHFEHSLHHTLINQSPNIIAIFDREMNYIGASKKWKEHIGFPIDEELTGRNHYEVAPDLREDWKEVHRRSLEGEIIAKEEDWFISDQGKKLFISWHCNPWRKTDGEIGGIILHIQDITQRKKEQDFLRQTTEIAQVGAWEVNPIAKTIRWSDQLKVIHGLRPEEDTPALEEAINFFPEGENRDRIKAAFGACMESGIPYDIELQLCTRQGAWKWVRAKGEAEFDQGECVRVFGILQDIDQRKRRELRIQISESKNRALFENAYIAIFITNEQGEITEANNRMLQISGYGQEELIHSNPRLFVDDKAYRKNKKALEREKFSRAQLTGIRKDGAEFPAQVSSSRFTDGYGNEFNCFVVLDISQRIEAQSKLEEANNFLKTLIDHLPVNIFVKDHKFRKTLVNKAEYEYLGAKNAEEILGKTDKELFPEKSATISNEEDREVLEEGKTIINRETINYLRDGSTNYFLTSKLPIKNAKGEITSLLGISVDINALKEIETKLEEERRFLRTLLDNIPINVYVKDTEGRKILANKAEYEFLGASSEEEVLHKKDDAFLVGDSVTNAGLDDEQVLKQGRSIKNKVVGSHTAKGRKGYLLISKIPLYDNNQEINGLLGISYDITEQRMAETKLQVSEHKFRTLFELAPVSFVMCDLHIGSIRDFNNSFVSLLQTQPDQLFKHTIWDFDSSREFNEQTVKTSLKETSFYGPAQHTFTRMDGTSLPVIINGVATADETDQPVLWLVIQDITEIKEKEDKLEQLLKLSEKQRERLMSFAYIVTHNLRAHSNNLTMITSLFGLETDTQEVDKLHQMTTSTVTNLSRTIDELSEIIAVTEYKELKLKEVGLKQALEQQMEIIDKIIEDNEACIQMDVSETFTVKVVPAYLDSIIINVMTNAIKYRDPNRQVRLDIKARYVDGMAHISFHDNGIGIDLEEHGAKLFSLYGKLEDREDSTGIGLYLIKNQVETMGGSIQLESTPGEGTTVHVRLPK from the coding sequence ATGGATCATTTCGAGCACAGTCTCCATCACACGCTAATCAATCAATCTCCTAATATCATCGCGATCTTTGATCGGGAAATGAATTATATCGGGGCCTCTAAAAAATGGAAAGAGCACATCGGCTTTCCTATTGACGAAGAGCTGACCGGTAGAAATCATTATGAAGTCGCACCAGATTTGCGCGAAGATTGGAAAGAAGTGCATCGGCGCTCTTTGGAGGGCGAAATTATCGCAAAAGAAGAAGACTGGTTTATCTCTGACCAGGGGAAAAAACTTTTTATCTCCTGGCATTGCAATCCCTGGCGGAAAACCGATGGCGAGATAGGAGGTATCATTCTGCACATTCAGGACATTACCCAACGAAAAAAAGAACAGGATTTTCTTCGGCAAACCACGGAGATCGCCCAGGTAGGCGCCTGGGAGGTTAATCCCATCGCCAAGACCATTCGCTGGTCCGATCAATTAAAAGTCATTCACGGACTGCGTCCGGAGGAAGACACCCCCGCACTGGAAGAGGCCATTAATTTTTTTCCCGAAGGGGAAAATCGGGATAGAATTAAAGCGGCGTTTGGAGCTTGTATGGAATCAGGTATTCCGTACGATATTGAATTACAATTGTGCACCAGGCAAGGCGCTTGGAAATGGGTTCGCGCCAAGGGAGAGGCCGAATTTGATCAAGGGGAATGCGTTCGTGTATTTGGGATTCTTCAGGATATCGATCAGCGCAAGAGAAGAGAATTGCGTATTCAAATCAGCGAGTCTAAGAACAGAGCCCTTTTTGAAAATGCCTATATCGCCATCTTCATCACCAATGAACAGGGCGAGATCACAGAGGCGAACAACCGAATGCTGCAAATAAGCGGTTATGGTCAGGAGGAATTGATCCACTCCAATCCACGACTATTCGTGGATGACAAGGCCTACCGCAAAAATAAAAAAGCACTCGAGCGAGAAAAATTCTCCCGGGCTCAATTGACCGGCATTCGAAAAGATGGCGCCGAGTTTCCTGCCCAGGTATCCTCTTCCCGATTTACCGATGGCTACGGGAACGAATTTAACTGTTTCGTGGTGCTCGATATTTCTCAGCGAATAGAAGCTCAATCTAAACTTGAGGAAGCCAACAATTTCCTTAAAACCTTGATCGATCACCTGCCGGTGAACATCTTCGTCAAAGATCATAAGTTCCGAAAGACCCTGGTCAATAAAGCCGAGTATGAATATTTGGGGGCTAAAAATGCAGAAGAAATTTTAGGCAAAACCGATAAGGAACTGTTCCCGGAGAAATCAGCGACCATCAGTAATGAAGAGGACCGAGAAGTTCTTGAAGAAGGGAAAACTATCATCAATAGAGAGACCATCAATTACTTACGCGATGGTTCGACCAATTACTTCCTAACCTCCAAACTGCCTATAAAAAATGCAAAAGGAGAGATTACCAGTTTACTTGGGATCAGTGTGGACATCAATGCGCTTAAAGAAATAGAAACTAAACTGGAGGAAGAACGTCGCTTTCTGCGTACTCTATTGGATAATATCCCGATCAATGTCTACGTTAAAGACACGGAAGGCCGAAAAATACTGGCCAATAAAGCAGAATACGAATTTTTGGGAGCTTCCTCTGAAGAAGAAGTGCTGCATAAGAAAGATGATGCTTTTTTGGTGGGAGACTCCGTTACGAATGCCGGTCTGGATGATGAGCAGGTGCTTAAACAGGGCCGGTCGATTAAAAATAAGGTAGTTGGTTCGCACACGGCCAAAGGCCGCAAAGGCTACCTGTTGATCTCAAAAATCCCGCTCTACGATAACAATCAAGAGATCAACGGTTTACTAGGCATTAGTTATGACATTACCGAACAGCGGATGGCAGAAACTAAACTACAAGTCAGTGAACATAAATTCAGGACGCTGTTTGAGCTGGCTCCGGTTTCTTTTGTGATGTGTGATCTCCACATAGGAAGCATTCGTGATTTTAATAATAGTTTCGTGAGCTTGCTGCAAACTCAGCCGGATCAATTGTTCAAGCACACCATCTGGGATTTTGACAGCAGCCGCGAATTCAACGAACAAACGGTCAAAACGAGTTTAAAAGAAACGTCCTTTTACGGTCCCGCACAGCACACCTTTACCCGTATGGACGGGACGAGCTTACCGGTGATCATCAACGGGGTAGCGACCGCAGACGAGACCGATCAGCCCGTGTTATGGCTAGTGATCCAGGATATTACAGAGATAAAGGAGAAAGAAGATAAACTGGAACAACTGCTCAAATTGAGCGAAAAACAAAGGGAACGATTGATGAGCTTTGCCTATATCGTCACCCATAACCTTAGGGCCCATTCGAATAATCTGACGATGATCACCTCCTTATTTGGCCTAGAGACCGATACTCAAGAGGTCGATAAATTGCACCAAATGACGACCAGTACGGTCACTAATCTGAGTCGAACCATTGATGAACTGTCAGAAATTATCGCGGTGACCGAATACAAGGAACTGAAACTAAAAGAAGTTGGTCTGAAACAAGCGTTAGAGCAGCAAATGGAAATCATCGATAAAATCATAGAAGACAACGAGGCTTGTATCCAAATGGACGTATCGGAGACCTTTACGGTTAAGGTCGTTCCTGCCTATTTGGACAGTATCATTATCAACGTAATGACCAATGCAATTAAGTATAGAGATCCCAATCGTCAAGTCCGTTTAGACATAAAGGCCCGTTACGTTGACGGCATGGCTCACATCAGCTTTCATGACAACGGCATCGGTATCGATTTGGAGGAGCACGGAGCCAAATTATTCAGTCTCTACGGCAAGCTGGAAGATCGCGAAGACAGCACCGGAATTGGCCTTTACCTCATCAAAAACCAGGTCGAGACTATGGGAGGTTCCATCCAGTTAGAAAGTACTCCAGGTGAAGGCACGACGGTTCATGTACGTTTGCCCAAATAA
- a CDS encoding DUF2007 domain-containing protein codes for MFNESNYERIFTGSQINAQYLQTLLNEKKIHSVIRDDFQSSLRAGFGVNYTDQVQVFVEKDNLVQAKHVVEKAFDDTKLVGMDSPRSEETASSGRDSSSLSRSATDQTLAKEETREDQEYTDAVENNAGKHKPQRSTLNLVLNLVLVIFSAWRLWPLLRGESLPAWRIALSGFILIVCSATLIMHFRPRRS; via the coding sequence ATGTTCAACGAGTCCAATTACGAACGTATTTTTACCGGTTCCCAAATCAATGCGCAATACTTGCAAACGCTGTTGAACGAAAAGAAAATACACTCCGTGATCCGGGATGACTTTCAAAGTTCATTACGCGCCGGATTTGGGGTGAACTATACGGATCAAGTGCAGGTCTTTGTAGAAAAAGATAATCTCGTTCAGGCCAAGCATGTAGTCGAAAAAGCCTTTGACGACACCAAGCTTGTAGGGATGGATTCACCCAGATCGGAAGAAACCGCATCCTCAGGTAGGGATTCGAGTTCGCTTTCGCGAAGCGCTACTGACCAAACTTTAGCGAAGGAGGAAACGCGCGAGGATCAAGAGTATACTGATGCAGTTGAAAATAACGCAGGCAAACACAAACCACAGCGGTCTACGCTTAATCTTGTTCTCAATCTCGTTCTTGTGATCTTTTCGGCCTGGCGTCTTTGGCCTCTACTCCGTGGTGAGAGTTTGCCAGCCTGGCGTATTGCGCTCAGCGGATTTATTTTGATCGTCTGCTCCGCGACCTTGATTATGCATTTCAGACCTCGCCGCTCCTAA
- the recG gene encoding ATP-dependent DNA helicase RecG — MNPNFLQTPIEYLKGVGPGRAALLREELKIDTYQDLINLFPNRYIDRSRYYKIRELQRNNAEVQIIGQITHLQMVAQKRGKRLVATFADETGSMQLVWFRGHKWIKDSIKLGVPYVVFGKTNLIGSTFSMPHPEMELLKEHQGRIRKAMQAVYPSTEKLSNKGVTNRVLNTLMETLFKEAGNTIPETLSKPLLDQLKLMPKKEALRHAHFPGSPEALARAQYRLKFEEFFYLQLQLLRKNLQRKQKIKGYPFEQVGPLFNTFYESHLPFELTEAQKRVVKEIRSDLGSSAQMNRLLQGDVGSGKTVVALLSMILALDNGFQACLMAPTEILSVQHYHGLKELLKPLNTSIELLTGSTPTSKRRVIHENLENGTLKLLIGTHALLEDKVKFQNLGLAIIDEQHRFGVAQRSKLWHKNDYPPHILVMTATPIPRTLAMSVYGDLDISVIDELPPGRKSVKTVHRFDSNRLKVFAFLKDEIKKGRQVYIVYPLIQESEALDYKDLMDGYESIAREFPKPDFQISIVHGQMKPADKEYEMDRFVRGETQIMVATTVIEVGVNVPNASVMVIESAERFGLSQLHQLRGRVGRGADQSYCILMTGHKLSNDSKTRLETMTRTNDGFEIAEVDLRLRGPGDLMGTQQSGVLQLKIADIIKDNDILKIARGYAAALLKEDAAFAKAENQIIRFTYAQLVKYKNIWNYIS, encoded by the coding sequence GTGAATCCAAACTTTTTACAGACACCCATCGAATACCTCAAAGGAGTGGGTCCCGGGAGGGCAGCCTTATTGCGGGAGGAACTCAAGATTGACACCTATCAAGATTTGATCAATCTGTTTCCTAATCGCTATATCGATCGATCGCGCTATTACAAAATTCGAGAATTGCAGCGGAACAATGCTGAAGTGCAGATCATTGGACAGATCACTCATTTGCAAATGGTCGCCCAAAAACGAGGGAAACGGTTGGTGGCCACCTTCGCTGATGAGACCGGCAGTATGCAATTGGTTTGGTTTCGAGGTCACAAATGGATTAAGGACAGTATTAAACTAGGTGTGCCCTACGTGGTATTTGGAAAGACCAACCTCATCGGTTCGACTTTTTCCATGCCTCATCCTGAAATGGAACTGCTCAAAGAACACCAGGGTCGTATTCGAAAAGCCATGCAGGCGGTGTACCCTTCTACAGAAAAACTCAGCAATAAAGGAGTGACCAACCGGGTGCTCAATACCTTGATGGAAACCCTGTTCAAAGAGGCCGGAAACACCATCCCGGAAACCCTGTCCAAACCCTTGCTTGATCAGCTCAAATTGATGCCTAAAAAAGAGGCTCTAAGACATGCTCATTTTCCGGGTTCTCCGGAGGCCCTTGCACGGGCTCAATACCGATTAAAATTCGAAGAATTTTTCTATCTCCAATTGCAACTTTTGCGTAAAAATTTACAGCGCAAACAAAAAATTAAAGGGTATCCGTTCGAACAGGTGGGCCCCCTGTTCAACACCTTCTATGAATCACATTTACCCTTTGAATTGACCGAGGCTCAAAAACGCGTGGTGAAAGAAATTAGAAGCGATCTGGGAAGCTCAGCACAAATGAATCGACTTTTGCAAGGCGATGTGGGTTCGGGAAAGACCGTAGTCGCGCTCCTCTCCATGATATTGGCACTTGACAACGGTTTTCAAGCCTGTTTAATGGCGCCGACTGAAATTTTGTCAGTCCAACACTACCACGGATTAAAAGAACTTCTTAAACCATTGAATACCAGTATAGAATTACTTACCGGTTCAACTCCTACTTCAAAGAGAAGAGTGATTCACGAAAATCTAGAAAACGGGACCTTAAAGCTGTTAATTGGTACCCATGCTCTGCTGGAAGATAAGGTAAAATTTCAAAATTTAGGCCTGGCGATTATTGATGAACAACATCGTTTTGGAGTTGCTCAACGGAGTAAATTATGGCATAAAAATGACTATCCTCCCCACATTCTGGTCATGACCGCCACCCCTATCCCCCGCACCCTGGCCATGAGTGTTTACGGCGACCTGGATATCTCGGTCATTGACGAACTTCCACCGGGTCGAAAATCGGTCAAAACGGTGCATCGATTTGACTCCAATAGGCTTAAGGTTTTTGCCTTTCTCAAAGACGAAATTAAGAAGGGCAGACAGGTCTATATCGTCTACCCCTTGATCCAGGAAAGTGAGGCACTGGATTATAAAGATTTGATGGATGGATACGAGAGTATAGCCCGTGAATTTCCCAAGCCGGATTTTCAAATTTCCATCGTGCACGGCCAAATGAAACCGGCCGATAAAGAATACGAAATGGATCGTTTTGTACGCGGAGAGACCCAGATCATGGTCGCAACCACAGTGATCGAAGTGGGGGTCAACGTGCCCAACGCCAGTGTGATGGTGATCGAAAGTGCAGAACGCTTTGGCCTATCGCAATTACACCAATTGCGTGGCCGCGTAGGGCGTGGGGCTGACCAGAGCTATTGCATACTGATGACCGGACACAAACTGTCTAACGACAGTAAAACCCGTTTGGAGACCATGACCCGCACCAATGACGGATTTGAGATCGCTGAGGTGGATCTTAGATTACGCGGTCCCGGAGATCTCATGGGCACCCAACAAAGCGGAGTACTACAGCTCAAGATCGCCGACATAATCAAGGATAACGATATTTTAAAGATCGCTCGGGGCTATGCTGCAGCCTTGCTTAAGGAGGATGCTGCTTTCGCGAAAGCGGAAAATCAAATCATTCGATTCACCTACGCACAGCTGGTCAAATACAAGAATATCTGGAATTATATCAGTTAA